The following proteins are co-located in the Candidatus Aminicenantes bacterium genome:
- a CDS encoding DUF4388 domain-containing protein translates to MEHQIGREPLSFFLQQVYLKNLSGSLEIACRDFQINLYFQNGKLINGASTRFDEKISVILHLMGLISEEQYNFLSGLHQFADDQVSAMLLDHNFAKKNDIFFARIYQLRRIAISTFSLQTGKWSFFPDEPHPPFREMFEIPLAGILVEGARSIDHVSLYSNRWLLREPLPFKEIPPLLEIYLTDAELVFHARLAALSQQRTCQELIALLDMLPVDFWRKILVLHMLGLLQFQKSDSHADIGRDIAALLETNQRIQAPGSDVFSLLGLAPDTPAERVETARNDMLLRFAPERFGSAAAPEIKKIARAVCDRLRSAEVKPVAPAVPQDEPLPLEVPVVAAPWQDEDFSIVPEPELPFIPAAAPPAMNIAASDHEKAWAMLLKGKELYEQREFDKAIGFLKQAIKLEPGQGDFHYLLGLCQGEMEVMKNDAETSLKKAIELKSWSADPVYALGILYRGQGKMKLAERCFQRVKEITYDHTGASRALVDLRRKKVREKAAPPLFKKRK, encoded by the coding sequence ATGGAGCACCAGATCGGGAGGGAACCGCTGTCCTTTTTCCTGCAGCAGGTCTACCTGAAGAATCTTTCCGGCAGTCTGGAAATCGCCTGCCGGGATTTTCAGATCAACCTTTATTTCCAGAACGGCAAATTGATCAACGGCGCGAGCACCCGCTTTGACGAAAAGATTTCCGTCATCCTGCATTTGATGGGCCTCATCAGCGAGGAGCAGTACAATTTCCTGAGCGGCCTGCACCAGTTTGCCGACGACCAGGTCAGCGCCATGCTGCTCGACCACAATTTCGCCAAGAAAAATGACATCTTCTTCGCCCGCATCTACCAGCTCCGGCGCATCGCCATCTCGACTTTTTCCCTGCAAACGGGGAAATGGAGCTTCTTCCCCGATGAGCCGCATCCGCCGTTCCGCGAGATGTTCGAGATCCCGCTGGCGGGAATCCTAGTCGAAGGGGCCAGGTCGATCGACCATGTCTCGCTCTATTCCAACCGCTGGCTTTTACGCGAACCGCTGCCGTTCAAGGAAATACCGCCGCTTCTAGAAATCTATCTGACCGATGCCGAGCTCGTTTTCCATGCCCGGCTGGCGGCGCTGAGCCAACAGCGGACCTGCCAGGAGCTCATTGCCCTGCTGGACATGCTGCCCGTCGATTTCTGGCGCAAGATCCTGGTGTTGCACATGCTCGGGCTCCTGCAGTTTCAGAAAAGCGACAGCCATGCCGATATCGGCCGGGATATTGCCGCCCTCCTGGAAACGAACCAGAGGATCCAGGCCCCGGGCAGCGATGTTTTTTCCCTGCTCGGGCTGGCCCCCGACACGCCGGCGGAGAGAGTGGAAACGGCCCGCAACGACATGCTGCTCCGCTTCGCCCCGGAGCGCTTCGGTTCGGCCGCCGCCCCGGAGATCAAGAAGATTGCCCGCGCGGTCTGTGACCGTCTGCGCTCGGCCGAGGTGAAGCCGGTTGCGCCGGCCGTGCCGCAGGATGAGCCATTACCCCTGGAAGTCCCGGTCGTCGCGGCGCCATGGCAGGATGAAGATTTTTCCATCGTCCCCGAGCCCGAGCTGCCGTTTATACCGGCCGCCGCGCCCCCGGCCATGAACATCGCCGCCAGCGACCACGAAAAAGCATGGGCCATGCTCCTCAAGGGCAAGGAACTGTACGAGCAGCGTGAGTTCGACAAGGCCATCGGCTTTCTCAAGCAGGCCATCAAGCTGGAACCGGGCCAGGGCGACTTCCATTACCTGCTCGGGCTTTGCCAGGGAGAGATGGAAGTCATGAAGAATGACGCCGAGACCAGCTTGAAAAAAGCCATTGAACTCAAGTCCTGGAGCGCCGATCCGGTTTACGCCCTGGGCATCCTCTACCGCGGCCAGGGCAAGATGAAACTCGCCGAGCGCTGCTTCCAGCGGGTCAAGGAGATCACCTACGATCACACCGGCGCCAGCCGGGCGTTGGTCGATCTGCGCCGCAAGAAAGTAAGGGAAAAGGCGGCCCCCCCCCTGTTTAAAAAAAGGAAATAA
- a CDS encoding ATP-binding cassette domain-containing protein — translation MKTIITAEQLCKNYGKFTAVDRISFAIEEGECFGFLGPNGAGKTTTVRMIHCVSPVSSGTLTVLGMAASIDNRVIKKNTGVIPQEINLDNDLTVRENLQVFAHFFDIPGREAQQRIDELLKFVELEKKRDSKIDQLSTGMKRRLLIARALLNQPRLIIADEPTTGLDPQARHLIWQRLRQLKSQGVTLILTTQYMEEAQQLCDRIVVMHQGRILKAGMPSRLIAEEIGREVTEIRAAADQDGKLLAELGPLARGHERVGDSLYFYCDDGRPLMKKVLELDLPDTVHRPASLEDVFLKLTGRSLIE, via the coding sequence ATGAAAACCATCATCACTGCCGAACAGCTTTGCAAAAATTACGGGAAATTCACGGCCGTCGACCGTATCTCCTTCGCCATCGAGGAAGGCGAATGCTTCGGCTTCCTGGGGCCCAACGGCGCCGGCAAGACCACGACCGTGCGCATGATCCACTGCGTCTCGCCGGTCAGTTCGGGGACGCTGACCGTGCTGGGCATGGCCGCTTCCATCGACAACCGCGTCATCAAGAAGAACACCGGCGTCATCCCCCAGGAGATCAACCTCGACAACGACCTGACCGTGCGCGAGAACCTGCAGGTCTTCGCCCATTTTTTCGACATCCCCGGCCGCGAAGCGCAGCAACGCATCGACGAGCTGCTGAAGTTCGTCGAGCTCGAAAAAAAGCGCGACAGCAAGATCGACCAGCTCTCGACCGGCATGAAGCGCCGCCTGCTCATCGCCCGCGCCCTGCTCAACCAGCCGAGGCTCATCATCGCCGACGAGCCGACCACCGGCCTCGACCCGCAGGCGCGGCACCTGATCTGGCAGCGGCTGCGGCAGCTGAAGAGCCAGGGCGTCACCCTGATCCTGACCACGCAGTACATGGAGGAGGCCCAGCAGCTCTGCGACCGCATCGTGGTCATGCACCAGGGGCGGATATTGAAGGCCGGCATGCCTTCGCGGCTCATCGCCGAGGAGATCGGCCGCGAGGTCACCGAGATCCGCGCCGCGGCCGACCAGGACGGGAAGCTGCTGGCCGAGCTGGGCCCGCTGGCCCGCGGCCACGAGCGCGTCGGCGACTCGCTGTATTTCTACTGCGATGACGGCCGGCCGCTGATGAAAAAAGTGCTCGAACTCGATCTGCCCGACACCGTGCACCGGCCGGCATCGCTGGAAGACGTTTTCCTGAAGCTGACCGGCAGGAGCCTGATCGAATGA
- a CDS encoding ABC transporter permease codes for MKFSYRIIYVFWRNMVSYKRFVLTTFIASLIQPLFYLITFGIGMGAYIGYFGGKPYLYFLVPGVLITSVMMTASFECMYGTFVKMDHEKLNDSLIATPVSAEDAIAGDVAWGAFRGVVSGGLMMIVAIFMGILPVSLASVLLLVLLMVIVGVLFGSLAMVVTSFAPNFDFFNYYSELVITPMLFFSGVFFPLDKFPGWMKTLSQFMPLTHAVAIARAIFNGTYSTSLIFNFLVIFILETAAFLIGVKLMKKRLIK; via the coding sequence ATGAAATTCTCCTACCGCATCATCTACGTTTTCTGGCGCAACATGGTCTCCTACAAGCGCTTCGTACTGACGACCTTTATTGCCAGCTTGATCCAGCCGCTTTTCTACCTGATCACCTTCGGCATCGGCATGGGCGCCTACATCGGTTATTTCGGCGGCAAGCCCTATCTTTATTTCCTCGTCCCCGGCGTGCTGATCACCTCGGTGATGATGACCGCCAGCTTCGAGTGCATGTACGGCACGTTTGTCAAGATGGACCACGAAAAGCTCAACGACTCGCTGATCGCCACCCCGGTTTCGGCCGAGGACGCCATCGCCGGCGATGTCGCCTGGGGCGCCTTCCGCGGCGTGGTCAGCGGCGGGTTGATGATGATCGTCGCCATCTTCATGGGCATCCTGCCGGTGTCGCTGGCCAGCGTGCTGTTGCTGGTGCTGCTGATGGTCATCGTCGGCGTCCTCTTCGGCTCCCTGGCCATGGTCGTCACCTCGTTTGCCCCCAACTTCGACTTTTTCAATTATTATTCGGAACTGGTCATCACCCCCATGCTCTTCTTTTCCGGGGTCTTTTTCCCCTTGGACAAGTTCCCCGGCTGGATGAAGACCCTATCGCAGTTCATGCCCCTGACCCACGCCGTGGCCATCGCCCGGGCCATATTCAACGGCACCTATTCCACCAGCCTTATCTTCAATTTCTTGGTTATTTTCATCCTGGAAACGGCCGCCTTCCTCATCGGCGTCAAGCTGATGAAAAAGCGTTTGATCAAGTAG
- a CDS encoding PAS domain S-box protein, which produces MLIFVFLAVVIITAGFLFYRNYKLQFRSETESQLTAIVGQKVSDLANWRRGRLNDALLFFHNGVFSVLVRRYFENPADLKAQIEIRTWLSHLRTARQYDRLMLLDNSFFKKISIPAVEERSVSFVSPSSAADLRAGKVAFEDFYWNESTKKIYIKILIPVLEGYNGNLPKATLAMRIDPNDYLYPLIQRWPTPSRTAETLLVRREGSDILYLNELRFQKNAALKLRIPLSDKNNPAVMAVLGREGIVEGRDYRGMPVIAVLRAIPDSPWFLEARIDRAEVFAPLKDRLRMIIILVFVLLLGAGAGLALLWRQQEARFFRDKYKATETLRESEERFKFIFDNSVDGMLLINLENQKINNANISMSQMLGYSLEELQKLGAADIHPKEDMPYVEKQIEMQATDGLAPARDLPMRRKDGSVFYANVRGAPIMLSGKKYLLGVFRDITERKRVESALRESEERFRVLSASAQDAILMMDDQGRLTYWNPAAERIFGHISNEAIGHNLHDLIAPQRYHQALHAAFPEFQRSGQGAAVGKTLELQGLCKDGREITVALSLSAVQIKGSWHAVGILRDISKQKTAEKELYNLLDELEQANNRLEAANQRANQLAVESQAANIAKGQFLANMSHEIRTPMNGVIGMTELLLGTDLSAEQRRFAETVRLSGEALLSVINDILDFSKIEADKLELETIDFDLRATFEDAAELLALRAHEKNLEFVCRVDPEVHTFLKGDPGRLRQILINLGSNAIKFTARGEIFIEVRLESESMERIKLRVEVRDTGIGIPADKIGLLFSAFQQVDASTTRRFGGTGLGLAISKRLVEAMGGEIGIESVEGRGSTFWFTAVFGKQPQRDRGTGTGQAKISGVRILVVDDNATNRLVLSEQLASWEVRHTEAASAAQALDMLRKARAQNDPFRIVIADMQMPEMDGESLGKSIKADPKLRDTLLVLMTSFGRRGDAKRLEAIGFSAYLTKPVKQSQLYDCLATIIGAVAPEAGTAEAALVTRHTISEARRLKVRILLVEDNLTNQQVALGILEKLGFHSDAVSNGREAIQALETVAYDLVFMDVQMPVMDGFEATAAIRSGQTTIPNSKIPIIAMTAHAMKGDRERCLEAGMDDYIPKPIAPQAMAAVLDKWLDQSLKVPAAVPAAPSAPLVFDRRAFVDRLSGDLDLVKEITDAFLQDMPEQIHMLKRHIGRGNVKAAGLQAHAIKGAAANVGGLALSVTAMALEKAAQAKRLDEVTALLSELERQFHLLQALMLENGQ; this is translated from the coding sequence ATGCTGATTTTTGTTTTCCTGGCCGTGGTCATCATCACGGCCGGTTTCCTTTTTTACCGGAATTATAAGCTCCAATTCCGCTCCGAAACAGAGAGCCAGCTGACCGCCATCGTCGGGCAGAAAGTAAGCGACTTGGCCAATTGGCGCCGCGGCCGGTTGAACGACGCCCTGCTCTTCTTCCACAACGGCGTTTTTTCCGTCCTGGTGCGGCGCTATTTCGAAAATCCGGCCGATCTGAAAGCCCAAATCGAGATCCGCACATGGTTGAGCCATCTGCGCACCGCGCGGCAATATGACCGGCTCATGCTGCTGGACAACAGTTTTTTTAAGAAAATATCCATCCCCGCTGTCGAGGAGCGAAGCGTTTCCTTTGTTTCCCCAAGCTCGGCCGCGGACCTGCGCGCCGGGAAAGTGGCTTTTGAGGATTTCTACTGGAACGAGTCCACTAAAAAGATATATATAAAAATATTGATCCCGGTACTCGAAGGCTATAACGGCAACCTGCCGAAGGCGACCCTGGCCATGCGCATCGATCCCAACGATTATCTGTACCCCCTTATCCAGCGCTGGCCAACACCCAGCCGGACTGCCGAGACCCTGCTGGTCCGCCGCGAAGGCAGCGACATTCTCTATCTGAATGAACTCCGGTTTCAAAAAAACGCCGCCCTGAAGCTGCGTATCCCCCTGAGCGACAAAAACAATCCCGCTGTCATGGCGGTGCTGGGCCGGGAAGGGATCGTCGAAGGCCGGGACTACCGTGGCATGCCGGTGATCGCCGTCTTGCGCGCCATCCCCGACTCGCCCTGGTTCCTGGAGGCCCGCATCGATCGCGCCGAAGTGTTCGCGCCGCTAAAAGATCGGTTGCGCATGATCATCATTTTGGTCTTCGTTCTGCTCCTCGGCGCCGGCGCCGGACTGGCTCTGCTCTGGCGGCAGCAGGAGGCTCGCTTCTTCCGGGACAAATATAAGGCAACAGAAACGCTGCGGGAGAGCGAGGAAAGGTTTAAATTCATTTTTGACAATTCTGTTGACGGGATGCTCTTGATCAATCTGGAAAATCAAAAGATCAACAATGCCAATATCAGTATGTCGCAAATGCTTGGCTATAGCTTGGAAGAACTGCAGAAATTAGGGGCCGCGGATATCCATCCCAAAGAAGATATGCCCTATGTGGAAAAACAGATCGAGATGCAAGCGACCGACGGGCTTGCGCCTGCCAGAGATCTTCCAATGAGAAGAAAAGACGGAAGCGTCTTTTATGCCAATGTTCGCGGAGCCCCGATTATGTTATCGGGAAAAAAATATTTGCTGGGCGTCTTTAGAGACATCACCGAGCGCAAGCGGGTAGAATCGGCGCTGCGCGAGAGCGAGGAGCGGTTCCGCGTCCTTTCCGCTTCGGCCCAGGATGCCATCCTGATGATGGATGACCAGGGCCGGCTGACCTATTGGAACCCCGCCGCGGAAAGGATTTTTGGTCACATCAGCAACGAGGCCATCGGCCACAACCTGCATGACCTGATCGCCCCGCAACGCTATCACCAAGCCCTTCACGCCGCATTTCCGGAGTTCCAGCGCTCGGGCCAGGGAGCGGCCGTGGGCAAGACGCTTGAATTGCAGGGGCTGTGCAAGGACGGCCGGGAAATCACCGTGGCCCTGTCGCTGTCCGCGGTGCAGATCAAAGGCAGCTGGCATGCCGTGGGCATCCTGCGCGACATCAGCAAGCAAAAAACAGCCGAAAAAGAGCTGTACAATCTGCTCGATGAGCTGGAGCAGGCCAACAACCGGCTCGAGGCCGCCAACCAGAGGGCCAACCAGCTGGCCGTTGAGTCCCAGGCAGCCAACATCGCCAAGGGCCAGTTCCTGGCCAACATGAGCCACGAAATTCGCACGCCCATGAACGGCGTCATCGGCATGACAGAGCTGCTCTTGGGCACCGACCTCTCTGCGGAGCAGCGCCGCTTTGCCGAGACGGTGCGTTTGAGCGGCGAAGCCCTGCTGAGCGTCATCAACGACATCCTCGATTTTTCCAAGATCGAGGCCGACAAGCTGGAATTGGAGACCATCGATTTCGATTTGCGGGCAACTTTTGAGGACGCGGCGGAACTGCTGGCCCTGCGCGCCCACGAGAAAAACCTCGAATTTGTCTGCCGCGTCGACCCCGAAGTGCACACGTTCCTGAAGGGCGATCCCGGGCGCCTGCGCCAGATCCTGATCAACCTGGGCAGCAACGCCATCAAGTTCACGGCCCGGGGCGAGATCTTTATTGAGGTCAGGCTCGAATCGGAAAGCATGGAGCGGATAAAGCTCCGGGTTGAGGTGCGCGACACGGGCATCGGTATTCCCGCCGACAAGATCGGCCTGCTGTTCAGCGCCTTTCAGCAAGTGGACGCTTCGACCACGCGCCGTTTCGGCGGTACCGGGCTGGGGCTGGCCATTTCCAAGCGCCTGGTCGAAGCCATGGGCGGCGAAATCGGCATTGAAAGCGTCGAAGGCCGGGGATCGACCTTCTGGTTCACCGCTGTTTTCGGCAAACAGCCGCAACGCGACCGGGGCACTGGGACAGGCCAGGCCAAGATCAGCGGCGTGCGTATTTTGGTCGTCGACGACAATGCCACCAACCGCCTGGTTTTGAGCGAACAACTGGCTTCCTGGGAGGTGCGCCATACCGAAGCCGCAAGCGCCGCCCAGGCCCTTGACATGCTGCGAAAAGCCCGCGCCCAGAACGACCCCTTCCGCATCGTCATCGCGGATATGCAGATGCCCGAAATGGACGGCGAATCCCTGGGCAAATCGATAAAAGCCGATCCAAAATTGCGCGACACCCTGCTGGTGCTGATGACCTCCTTCGGCAGGCGCGGCGACGCCAAACGCCTTGAAGCCATCGGCTTCTCCGCTTACCTGACCAAGCCGGTCAAGCAGTCGCAATTGTACGATTGCCTGGCCACGATCATCGGCGCCGTTGCTCCCGAGGCCGGCACTGCGGAAGCTGCCCTGGTTACCCGCCACACCATCAGCGAGGCCCGCCGCCTCAAAGTGCGCATCCTGCTGGTCGAAGACAATCTCACCAACCAGCAGGTAGCCCTGGGCATTCTGGAAAAACTGGGTTTTCACAGCGACGCCGTGAGCAACGGCCGCGAAGCCATCCAGGCCCTGGAAACGGTTGCCTATGACCTCGTGTTCATGGATGTGCAGATGCCGGTCATGGACGGCTTCGAGGCCACCGCAGCCATTCGCTCAGGCCAAACAACAATCCCCAATTCAAAGATCCCCATTATCGCCATGACCGCCCATGCCATGAAGGGCGACCGCGAGCGCTGTCTCGAGGCGGGCATGGACGATTACATTCCCAAACCGATCGCGCCCCAAGCCATGGCCGCCGTTCTCGACAAGTGGCTCGATCAATCCCTGAAAGTGCCTGCCGCTGTCCCGGCCGCACCATCCGCACCCCTTGTTTTCGACCGCCGGGCTTTTGTGGACAGGCTGTCGGGCGACCTGGACCTGGTCAAGGAGATCACCGACGCTTTCCTGCAGGACATGCCCGAACAGATTCATATGCTTAAGCGCCACATCGGGCGTGGCAACGTCAAAGCGGCGGGATTGCAGGCCCACGCCATTAAAGGCGCGGCGGCCAATGTCGGCGGCCTGGCCTTGAGCGTTACGGCTATGGCTCTTGAGAAGGCGGCCCAGGCAAAGCGCCTTGACGAGGTCACCGCGCTATTGTCCGAACTGGAACGGCAATTTCACTTGCTGCAGGCGCTCATGCTGGAGAACGGACAATGA
- a CDS encoding GGDEF domain-containing protein, protein MLDLQSSLLETQTALAYQATHDALTGLYNRRAILDRLNQELSRALRQGNSLSVGMCDIDHFKKINDRLGHQAGDDVLVAFSRCLEANLREYDCVGRYGGEEFLIIATGLPGQSDDGLYERLREQVAAAAIKTKAGDVAITVSIGTAAGTGQSTVDRLIAAADAALYQAKAAGRNRVVSSALGVRSEE, encoded by the coding sequence ATGCTCGATCTGCAGTCGAGCCTCCTGGAAACGCAAACCGCCCTGGCCTACCAGGCGACCCACGATGCCCTGACCGGGCTTTACAACCGCCGCGCCATCCTGGACAGGCTTAACCAGGAGTTGTCACGGGCCCTGCGCCAGGGCAACAGCTTAAGTGTCGGCATGTGCGATATCGACCATTTCAAGAAAATCAACGACCGTCTGGGCCACCAGGCCGGGGACGACGTGCTGGTCGCCTTTTCCCGCTGCCTGGAGGCCAATTTGAGGGAATACGACTGCGTCGGCCGCTACGGCGGCGAAGAGTTCCTGATCATCGCCACCGGTTTGCCTGGACAGAGCGACGACGGGCTATACGAAAGGCTGCGTGAACAGGTGGCAGCCGCCGCGATCAAGACCAAGGCCGGAGATGTTGCCATTACCGTCAGCATCGGCACGGCAGCGGGAACAGGACAGAGCACCGTCGACCGCTTGATCGCCGCGGCCGACGCGGCGCTGTATCAGGCCAAAGCAGCGGGGAGAAACCGAGTAGTAAGTTCGGCGTTGGGAGTTCGGAGTGAAGAGTAA